CCCGCGGGCCGGCAACGAGACCGAGCTGATCATCGCGCCCGCCATCACCCGGAAGCGCATCGCGGTCGTCGGCGCGGGACCGGCCGGGCTCGCCTGCGCGACCACGGCGGCGTCGCGCGGCCACGAGGTCACCCTGTTCGAGGCCGCGGATCGCATCGGCGGGCAGCTGAACGTGGCGCTGCAGGTGCCCGGCAAGAGCGAGTTCCGCGAGACGCTGCGCTACTTCGGGGTGCGCATCGAGGAGACCGGGGTCGAGCTGCGGCTCGGGCACCGGGTCACCGCCGAGGAGCTCGCGGCGCACGACTTCGACGAGGTCGTCGTGGCCACGGGGGTCGTGCCGCGCCGCCCCGAGATCCCGGGCCTCGACCACCCGAGTGTGCTCGGATATCTCGACGTGCTGCGCGAGAAGGCGCCCGTGGGCGATCGCGTCGCGATCCTCGGCGCCGGCGGCATCGGCTTCGACGTCGCCGAGTACCTGACGGCGCCCGCCGACGATCCGGGCTGGAGCGACGCCGCGGCGCAGGATCCCGCCGCCCTCGACGCCTTCCTCGAGCACTGGGGCGTCGACCGCGACTACGCGCGAGCCGGCGGTCTGCGGACCCCGGTCGAGGAGCGGCCCGCCCGCAGCGTGGTGATGCTGCAGCGCAAGGCCGGCAAGCTCGGGGCCGGCCTCGGCAAGACCACCGGCTGGATCCATCGCACCGAACTCGCCCGCCGCGGCGTGCGCATGGTGCCGGGCGCCGAGTACCTCGGCATCGACGACGCGGGCCTGCGGGTGCGGGTGCCCCACGGCGAGGCCGCGCCGGGCGCGCCCGAGAGCGGGGCCGCCGAGGAGCGCACGATCGCGGTCGACACGATCGTGCTGTGCACGGGGCAGGAGCCCGCGCGGGAGCTGCACGGCGAACTCGCGCGGCTCGGGATCGACGCGCACCTCATCGGGGGCGCCGACATGGCGGGCGAGCTCGACGCGAAGCGCGCGATCGCGCAGGGCACCAGGGTCGCCGCCGCGCTGTAGGGCGAGGCCTCCCTGGCGCGTCGCCCGGGGCGCCTCCCCCGCACCGCGCCCGCAGCCCGGGCCCTTTCCCCCATTCTTGCTTCTCCCTTCCCTTCCCCTTCCGCTTCCCGGCCGCGAATGGTCGAAAAGCGCGCCCGCAGCGGCGAGAGGCAGCACTTATCGACCACTCGACAGCGTCAGCGTCAGCGTCACCCCCACCAGCGCCACCCCACCAGCGTCACCCCACCAGCGCCACCCCACCAGCAGCGTCCCGCCAGGAGCCCCTACCAGCGCACCTCCGATCGCGCCGGGGCGAGCCGTCAGCCGCGAGGCTCGAGCACGGCTCGCGCGGTCGCGAGCGCGTCGAGCAGCATGAGATCGAGGCGGTTGCGCCCCGCACCCCGGTCGGCCCAGCGCCACACCGCGGAGACGAGCGCGGCCGCGTACCCGGCTCCCGCCACGCAGGCGCGCACGGCTTCGACGCCGTCGCGTTCGAGCCGAGCCGCAATCGCGGTGCCGATGCGCAGCTGGCGCGCGGCGCGGCCGGCCTCGAGTTCGGGCTCGACCCCCATCGTGCGGGCGTCGACGATGGCGAGGGCGAGCGTGTCGGGGGTGTCGCCGAGGGCGAAGACCGCGAGGGCGTCGGCGAGGGGCGGCGCGGGATCGGCGAGTGCGTCGAGCAGCGCGTCGACGCGGCGGTCGAAGCCGAACCACAGGATCTCAGATTTGCCCGCGAAGTAGTTGAAGAAGCTCGACCGACTCACCCCGGCCCTGCGGGCGATCTCGGTGATGGAGGTCGCCTCGTACCCCTGTTCGAGGAACAGCTCGCACGCCGCGTCGGCGAGCACCTCGCGGGAGGAGGCGGGCGGGCGCCCGCGCGTGGGAGAGCTCATGCCAATACCCTACTCAGCCGGCCGGCTCCCGCTTCGGCCGCGGGGCAGGACGCAGCGCGCGTCGTGCGCGTGAGACGGGACCCGGTGCATGCGGTGTGCGCTAGTATCGATTTGTTGAACCGGATCTAATAAATCCTGAGGATTCGAATCCGACCCCTCTCCAGCCCCGACCCGAGGAGCTTCACGCACCCATGTCCCGACACTCCGCCCGCCCGCTCTCGCTGATCGCGCTCGCCGCGGCCGGCGCCCTCGCCCTCAGCTCGTGCAGCGCCGACGCCGGCGACGCCGCCCCGCAGGAGGGCGGCACGCTGATCTATGCGACCGGCGACGCCGAGCCGACCTGCCTCGATCCCCACGTGGGCGGCAACTACCCGCAGGCCCTCATCTCGACCCAGTACCTCGAGCCCTTGGTAGGCCGCGACGCGAGCGGCCAGATCCAGCCGTGGCTCGCGACCGAGTGGCAGCCGAGCGACGACGGCCTCACCTGGGACTTCACGCTGCAGGAGGGCGTGACCTTCACCGACGGCACTCCGCTCGACGCCGCCGCGGTCAAGGCGAACATCGAGCACCTGCAGGATCCGGACACGCAGTCCTCCACCGGCTACCTCGCCGTGCAGAAGATCGCCGAGATCGAGGTCGTCGACGACACGCACGTGCGCTTCCACCTTTCCTCCCCCGACTCGGCCCTGCTCGAGTCGCTGAGCCAGCAGTGGACCGCGATCCAGTCGCCCGCCGGCATCGAGCGCGGCATGGAGGAGAACTGCCAGGCCCCGATCGGCACCGGCCCGTTCATCGTCGAGGGCTGGACGCCGCAGCAGCAGGTCGACCTGGTGCGCAACGACGACTACCGCACCCCCGGTCCCGAGGCCGACCACGAGGGCCCCGCGCACCTCGAGCGCATCGAGTGGCGCTTCATCCCCGATGCGGCGACCCGCAATGCGGCGCTCACCTCGGGTGAGGTGCACGTCATCGACAACCCGCTTCCCGCCGACATCGTCGCGGCCGAGAACGGTGGCGACGGCATCGAGCACATCGACGCCCCCCGTCCGGGCGCCGTCAACCGCATCGAGCTGAACTCGGGTCAGGCGCCGTTCGACGACGCCCGCGTGCGCGAGGCGTTCATCCGCGTCGCCGATCCGAACCCCGGGGTCGAGTCCCTGTTCCGGGGCGTCGCGACGCGCTCGTACTCGCCGCTCTCGAGCACCGAGCCGACCGCGGCCGGCGACGAGTCGCTGTTCGAGACCGACCCCGATGCCGCGAACGCGCTGCTCGACGAGGCGGGCTGGACCGAGAAGGGCGACGACGGGGTGCGCGTGAAGAACGGCGAGCGCCTCGACGTGCGCTTCCCGGTCAGCACCAACCAGTCGACCGCCGCCGAGCAGTCGCTCTTCGAGCAGATCCAGGCGAACGCGGCGGTCGTCGGCTTCGACGTGATCCTCGAACCGGTCGACCTCAGCAGCTGGTACGGCGCGCTCGCCGCGCACGAGTACGAGGCCGTCAGCGCCCCCTACACCAAGGTCGGCCCCGACGTGCTGCGCGTCCTGTACCACTCCGACGGCACCATCCCGGCGCCGTCGGGCTACTTCGCCAACAACGCGCAGCTCAAGGATCCCGAGCTCGACGCGATCCTCGAGCAGGCCTCGGCCACCCTCGACGAGGCGCAGCGTACGAAGCTCTACGCCGAGGCGCAGCAGCGCATTCTCGAGAGCTACACCGTGCTGCCGCTCTACGACCAGCAGAATCACTTCCTGGTGAACGGCGTCGAGGGCGTGACCACCCTCGGCACGGTGGCCACCCCCACGTTCGTCAACGCACGGATCGCCTGAGCGGCGACCGGCAGAATAGGCGTATCCGAGTGCGAGGCGTTCGCCCCGATGGGCCGACCCGCAGCGGCGTCCCGTGCCCGACCGGCGCGGGACGCCGCTCCGCGGATCGGCGCGCCGGGGGGGCGAGCCGCGCGCACCGCTTCGACCGAGGGGCAGCAGTTCACGTGAGAGCCAGAGGGATCGCGCGCGCGTTCGCGACGCGGATCGGTGCAGCCCTGCTCGTGGTCTGGTTGACCGCCACCGTCGTGTTCTTCGCGCTGCGACTCTCGGGCGACCCGCTCGAGGCGATCATGGGCGGACCGGGATCGCAGGCCGGTGCCGAGGCGACGGACCGGGCGAGAGAGGCCTACGGGCTCGACCGGCCCCTCGTCGTGCAGTACCTCGCGCAGCTGTGGAACACGGCGACGCTGCAGTTCGGCGACTCCTACTCCCGGAAACAGCCGGTGGCCGAGCTACTCGCCGCGAACCTGCCGCCCACGCTCGTGATCGCGACGCTCGCGCTGCTGCTCGCCTGGGTGCTCGTGGTGCTCGGCGCGCTCGTCGTCGCGGTCGCGGGCCGCGGCCGCGTCGGCCGCGCGATCCGTTCGGCGCTGGCCGGCCTCGAGACGGTGGCCTCGGTCGCCCCGCAGTTCTTCGTGGGAGCCGTGCTGATCCTCGTCTTCGCGAGCGGCCTCGGCCTGCTGCCCGCGACGAGCGGATCGTCGCCCACCGGCCTCGTGCTGCCCGTCGTGACGCTCGCCGTGCCGATCGCGGGCTATCTCGCGCACGTGCTGCAGGGATCCCTCGTCGAGGCCGATGACGCCCCGTTCGCCGTGACGGCCCGCTCGCGGGGGGCGTCGGAGGCGCGGGTGCTGTTCAGCCACACGCTGCGCCACGCCGCGCTGCCCGCGCTCGCGCTGTCGGGGTGGGCGTACGGCTCGCTGCTGAGCGGAGCCGTAGTGGTGGAGGCGCTCTTCGCCCGGCAGGGCATCGGGCGCATGCTGCTCGAGGCGGCGACGGTGCGCGACGTGCCGGTGGTGATCGGGGCGGTCGTGGTGATCGCACTGCTGTACGTGGCGATCATGCTGCTCTCGGATCTGCTCGAGCACCTGGTCGATCCGCGGCTGCGCCGCCGAGGGGTGATCCCCGCATGAGTGCTCGGCGATTCGGAGGACGCGAGGGCGGGGTCGTGCTCGGCCTGCGCCTCGGATGGTCGGGATGGATCAGCACGGCGATCCTGCTGCTCGCCCTCGTCGCGGTCTGCGCACCGCGATTGCTCGCCCCCGGCGACCCGCTCGCGGTGCACCCGGCCGACGGCTTCCAGCCGCCCTCGGCAGCGCACCTCTTCGGCACCGACGAGTCGGGCCGCGATCTCTTCACCCGCGTCGTGCACGGCGCCGCCGCGTCGGTGGGCATCGGCCTCGCGGCGACCGGCATCGGCATCGGCGTCGGGGCGGCGCTCGGCTTCGCCGCCGGGCTCGGCCCGCGCTGGCTCGACGGTTCGCTCGGCCGCGTCTTCGAGGTGCTGTTCGCGCTGCCCACGCTCGTGATGGCGCTGCTGTTCATCTCGGTGATGGGATCCGGCCCCACCGCGTCGATCCTCGCGATCGGCCTCGCCACGATCCCCGGCTACGCGCGCATGCTGCGCGCTCGTGTGCGCGGCATCGCGGCCAGCGGCTACGTGGAGTGGGCCCGACTCGACGAGGTGGGCCCGGCGCGGGTATTCGTGCGGCACATCGCGCCGAACTCGCTGTGGCCGCTGGCCTCGGCCGCGACGCTCGGGATCGGCCAGGCCATCGTCTGGGTGTCGGCGCTCGGCTTCCTCGGTCTCGGGGCCCTGTCTCCCTCGCCCGAGTGGGGGGCGATGCTGAACGCGGGGCGCGTGTACCTCACGACGGCCTGGTGGATGACGGTGTGCCCGGGCCTCGCGATCGTGCTGGTCGCGGGGGCGCTCACGGTGCTGGGGCGACGATTGGGGAATGCTCGTGACTAGGTCGGTTCCGACCGGGGACGGCGCGACGGCCGTGCTCGAGGTCGAGGGGCTCAGTGCGGCGCTGCGCGGCCCGCGGGCGGGTTTCGGCGCGAGCGCCCGGGGCACGCGCGATGCGGGAGGCCCGACCGGCGACCGGCCCGTGCTCGACGGCATCGATCTGCGGGTGCGCCCCGGCGAGTGCGTGGCGGTGGTCGGCGAATCGGGCGCCGGCAAATCGGTGCTCGCCCGCACCCTGCTCGGGCTGACCCAGGCGGACCCCCGCTGGACGGTGCGCGCCGACGCCTTCGAAGCGGCGGGCCGCGATGCCCGCAGGCTCACGCCCCGCCAGTGGCGCGGCCTGCGGGGGCGCTCCATGTCGCTCGTGC
The genomic region above belongs to Leucobacter muris and contains:
- a CDS encoding TetR/AcrR family transcriptional regulator, coding for MSSPTRGRPPASSREVLADAACELFLEQGYEATSITEIARRAGVSRSSFFNYFAGKSEILWFGFDRRVDALLDALADPAPPLADALAVFALGDTPDTLALAIVDARTMGVEPELEAGRAARQLRIGTAIAARLERDGVEAVRACVAGAGYAAALVSAVWRWADRGAGRNRLDLMLLDALATARAVLEPRG
- a CDS encoding ABC transporter substrate-binding protein, with the translated sequence MSRHSARPLSLIALAAAGALALSSCSADAGDAAPQEGGTLIYATGDAEPTCLDPHVGGNYPQALISTQYLEPLVGRDASGQIQPWLATEWQPSDDGLTWDFTLQEGVTFTDGTPLDAAAVKANIEHLQDPDTQSSTGYLAVQKIAEIEVVDDTHVRFHLSSPDSALLESLSQQWTAIQSPAGIERGMEENCQAPIGTGPFIVEGWTPQQQVDLVRNDDYRTPGPEADHEGPAHLERIEWRFIPDAATRNAALTSGEVHVIDNPLPADIVAAENGGDGIEHIDAPRPGAVNRIELNSGQAPFDDARVREAFIRVADPNPGVESLFRGVATRSYSPLSSTEPTAAGDESLFETDPDAANALLDEAGWTEKGDDGVRVKNGERLDVRFPVSTNQSTAAEQSLFEQIQANAAVVGFDVILEPVDLSSWYGALAAHEYEAVSAPYTKVGPDVLRVLYHSDGTIPAPSGYFANNAQLKDPELDAILEQASATLDEAQRTKLYAEAQQRILESYTVLPLYDQQNHFLVNGVEGVTTLGTVATPTFVNARIA
- a CDS encoding ABC transporter permease, encoding MRARGIARAFATRIGAALLVVWLTATVVFFALRLSGDPLEAIMGGPGSQAGAEATDRAREAYGLDRPLVVQYLAQLWNTATLQFGDSYSRKQPVAELLAANLPPTLVIATLALLLAWVLVVLGALVVAVAGRGRVGRAIRSALAGLETVASVAPQFFVGAVLILVFASGLGLLPATSGSSPTGLVLPVVTLAVPIAGYLAHVLQGSLVEADDAPFAVTARSRGASEARVLFSHTLRHAALPALALSGWAYGSLLSGAVVVEALFARQGIGRMLLEAATVRDVPVVIGAVVVIALLYVAIMLLSDLLEHLVDPRLRRRGVIPA
- a CDS encoding ABC transporter permease produces the protein MSARRFGGREGGVVLGLRLGWSGWISTAILLLALVAVCAPRLLAPGDPLAVHPADGFQPPSAAHLFGTDESGRDLFTRVVHGAAASVGIGLAATGIGIGVGAALGFAAGLGPRWLDGSLGRVFEVLFALPTLVMALLFISVMGSGPTASILAIGLATIPGYARMLRARVRGIAASGYVEWARLDEVGPARVFVRHIAPNSLWPLASAATLGIGQAIVWVSALGFLGLGALSPSPEWGAMLNAGRVYLTTAWWMTVCPGLAIVLVAGALTVLGRRLGNARD